From Triticum aestivum cultivar Chinese Spring chromosome 4A, IWGSC CS RefSeq v2.1, whole genome shotgun sequence, a single genomic window includes:
- the LOC123084359 gene encoding protein FAR1-RELATED SEQUENCE 5-like, with translation MDEESAFGRDENGTDKVTKTDNDNLNEDDDSSDNDSVSSYDILPPEDFDNNEHGANSENEDVDVNNVQHNWQESFADNWSQEESDGLVLDHDEGEIDIEEAQREQKMLETHWKVMAMTFRSQGDAYIFYNNHAREHGFSIRKQKVKRGASGMIRYRRFFCSRAGRRQSKFITMEGRKRRLRPETRCDCGAHMVVKLDRERGVWFVASFVDDHNHAMARPDEVCFLWSHRRIGDGQRAEILAMEAAGIRKHIIMDNFISRYGSYDKCGLIRRDIYNLCCREKTKLIAKGDAETAVVRLRENEAYDDCEAFQKEPPSVTEYKALEEHAAKVFTPANFYILQDDLHKMGQLEIFETLVGIGRQTFMVTWKDNHKFTYNVVYEPANDPFLYDELMKFLDNIIAQKKISEEELVGSRRYAMLKKEASQAQQVEPGIGDPQKVSTKGAPKKGRSKGGPDVTKNGRPKDFTEKKSGPLCSLCGLPGHNKATCSKNEKNWA, from the exons ATGGACGAAGAATCCGCATTCGGGAGGGACGAGAATGGTACTGATAAGGTGACTAAGACCGATAACGATAATTTGAACGAAGATGATGACAGCAGCGACAACGATTCCGTCTCGTCATATGATATCTTACCTCCGGAGGATTTTGATAATAATGAACATGGCGCAAATAGCGAGAAC GAAGATGTGGATGTTAACAATGTGCAACATAATTGGCAGGAATCATTTGCAGATAACTGGAGCCAG GAGGAGTCAGATGGTCTTGTACTTGATCACGATGAGGGAGAGATTGATATTGAGGAGGCTCAAAGGGAGCAGAAGATGCTTGAGACACATTGGAAGGTTATGGCTATGACCTTTCGGTCGCAAGGGGATGCATACATATTCTACAACAATCACGCCAGAGAGCACGGGTTTAGTATCAGGAAACAGAAGGTGAAACGAGGTGCTTCGGGAATGATACGGTACCGGCGGTTTTTTTGCTCCAGGGCAGGGAGAAGGCAGAGcaagttcataaccatggagggccgcaagcgcaggcttagaccggagactcgttgcgactgcggtgcacatatggtggtgaagctggacagagaacgtggcgtttggttcgtcgcatcattcgtggatgatcacaaccacgcgatggctcggcccgacgaggtttgttttttgtggtcacacagacggattggagatggccagagggcggagatatTGGCGATGGAAGCGGCCGGGATAAGGAAGCATATTATAATGGACAACTTCATCAGCAGATACGGTTCGTACGATAAGTGCGGGCTTATCAGGAGGGACATTTACAATCTTTGTTGCAGAGAAAAAACGAAGCTCATTGCAAAGGGAGATGCAGAGACGGCAGTTG TTCGCCTGCGTGAGAACGAGGCGTATGATGACTGCGAGGCATTCCAGAAGGAACCACCGTCGGTTACTGAATATAAGGCCCTTGAGGAGCATGCCGCCAAAGTATTCACACCTGCTAATTTCTACATCCTGCAAGATGATTTGCATAAGATGGGTCAGCTGGAGATATTTGAGACGCTCGTGGGAATTGGGCGTCAAACATTCATGGTGACATGGAAGGATAACCACAAGTTCACGTACAATGTTGTTTATGAACCAG CAAATGATCCCTTCTTGTACGACGAGTTGATGAAATTTCTGGACAACATAATAGCGCAGAAAAAGATTTCAGAGGAGGAACTTGTAGGAAGTAGAAGGTATGCTATGCTGAAGAAGGAGGCAAGTCAGGCGCAACAAGTTGAGCCTGGTATTGGTGATCCTCAGAAAGTTTCGACGAAGGGTGCACCCAAGAAGGGGCGATCGAAGGGGGGCCCCGACGTTACAAAGAATGGTAGGCCAAAAGATTTTACAGAGAAGAAAAGTGGTCCTTTGTGCAGTCTGTGTGGTCTCCCAGGTCATAACAAGGCTACATGCAGTAAGAACGAGAA GAACTGGGCGTAG